GTCGCCGCCGTCGACCCGGACGGTCGACGGCGGCGACTAGGCTGACCGTCCGGAGGTGGTACAGGTGCGGCAGGCAGGCACCGCGGCCGACGCGGTGGGACTGGTGGCCGGGTACGCGCTGGACGCCTTCCTCGGTGACCCCAGGCGATGGCATCCGGTGGCCGGTTTCGGTCGGGTCGCCGGCACGGTGGAACGGCGGCTCTACCGGCCCGACCAGGCGTCCGGGGCGGCGTTCACCGCCCTCGCCGTCGGTGTGCCGGTGCTGCTCGGCGCGGCGGCGGCCCGGGCCACCCGGCGTCGGCCGGTGGCCCGCGCGGCGCTGGTCGCGGCGGCCACCTGGACGGTGCTCGGCGGTCGCACGCTGCGCGACGAGTCACGGGCGATGAGCTGCGCGCTGCGCCGGGGCGACGTGCCGGCGGCCCGACGTCGCCTCAGCCACCTCTGCGGCCGGGATCCGTCAGCGCTCGACGAGCCGGAGCTGGCCCGGGCCACCGTCGAGTCGGTCGCGGAGAACACCTCTGACGCGGTCGTCGCCCCGCTGTTCTGGGGCGCGGTCGCCGGGCTGCCGGGGCTGCTCGGCTACCGCGCGGCGAACACGCTGGACGCCATGGTCGGCCACCGGTCACCCCGCTACGCCCGGTTCGGCACCCCGGCCGCCCGCCTCGACGACCTGCTCAACCTGGCGCCCGCCCGACTGACCGGGCTGCTCACCGTGGCGGTGGCCCCGGTGGCGAAGGGTGACCGGGAGCGGGCCTGGCACGTGTGGCGACGCGACCGGCACGACCACCCGAGCC
The sequence above is a segment of the Micromonospora sp. WMMD882 genome. Coding sequences within it:
- a CDS encoding cobalamin biosynthesis protein; translation: MRQAGTAADAVGLVAGYALDAFLGDPRRWHPVAGFGRVAGTVERRLYRPDQASGAAFTALAVGVPVLLGAAAARATRRRPVARAALVAAATWTVLGGRTLRDESRAMSCALRRGDVPAARRRLSHLCGRDPSALDEPELARATVESVAENTSDAVVAPLFWGAVAGLPGLLGYRAANTLDAMVGHRSPRYARFGTPAARLDDLLNLAPARLTGLLTVAVAPVAKGDRERAWHVWRRDRHDHPSPNAGQCESAMAGALGVRLGGRNVYAGRSEVRPYLGDGPRPEARHLKRAARISGAVGLSALAVAAALTLGRAAAVSLGRAATGAFGRAAALTPGRADAAPLGRADAAPLRYRGRGR